The genomic stretch ACGCCGGCGATCTGGATCGTCTCGCTCACCTTGTCGCGCGTCGTGCCGGGAATGGGGGTGACGATGGCAAGTTCCGCCCCGGCCAGCGCGTTCAGCAGCGAACTCTTGCCCACGTTGGGCTGCCCGGCCAGCACCACCTTGATGCCCTCGCGCAGCAGCGCACCCTGGCGCGCCCGGTCGAGCACGCCGTCCAGCGTCTCCCGGATGCGCCGCAGCTGTCCGCGGGCGTCGGCCTTTTCGAGGAAATCGATCTCCTCTTCGGGGAAGTCGAGCGTGGCCTCGACCAGCATGCGCAGGTGCACGATCTGGTCACGCAGCGTGTGCACCTGCTGCGAGAACGCACCACTGAGCGAGCGGCTGGCGGAGCGGGCGGCCGCTTCCGTGCTGGCGTCGATCAAATCGCCGACCGCCTCGGCCTGCGCCAGGTCGAGCTTGTCGTTCAGGAAAGCGCGCTGGGTGAACTCGCCGGGCTCCGCGATGCGCAAGGCCGGCAACAGCGATTGCGCCACCTCGAGGCAACGCGCCAGCAACAGTTGCAGCACCACCGGGCCGCCGTGCGCCTGCAGCTCCAGCACGTCCTCGCCGGTGTAGGAATGGGGGGCCGGGAAGTACAACGCCAGCCCATGGTCGATCGGCTGCCCCTCGGCGTCGCGCAACGGCAGGTAGGTGGCGTGCCGGGGTTGCAAACGCACGCCCAGCAGAGCCTCGACATAGGGCCCGAGTTGGCGACCCGACACCCGCACGATGCCGACGGCCCCGCGGCCCGGCGCTGTGGCGATGGCGACGATGGGGTCGTGATGGCGGCTCAGCATGTCGAGGTGATTGTGCTACTGCAGAAAGACACACGCCCCGCGCCTTGCGGCCGCGGGGCGTGACGGGTCGCAGGCCCCGCAGGGCGCCGCTTACTTGTTGACGCCCAGCTGCTTGTTGATCACCCACTGCTGGGCGATCGACAGGACGTTGTTCGTCACCCAGTACAGCACCAGGCCGGCCGGGAAGAAGAAGAACATCACCGAGAACACCAGCGGCATGATCCACATCATGCGGGCCTGCACCGGGTCCGGCGGCGTCGGGTTGAGCCAGGTCTGCAGCAGCGTCGAGGCGGTCATCAGCAGCGGCAGGATGAAGAACGGATCTTTCACCGACAGGTCTTCGATCCACAGGATCCACGGCGCGTTGCGCATCTCGACCGACGACAGCAACACCCAGTACAGCGCGATGAACACCGGGATCTGGATCATGATGGGCAGGCAGCCGCCCAACGGGTTGACCTTCTCCTCTCGGTAGATGCGCATCATTTCCTGCTGCATCTGCTGGGGCTTGTCCTTGTAGCGCTCGCGCAGCTCGGCCACGCGCGGCGCCACCACCTTCATCTTGGCCATCGACTTGTAGGCCTTGGCGTTGAGCCAGAAGAAGGCCGCCTTCAGCAGCACCACCAGCGCCACGATGGCCCAGCCCCAGTTGCCGATCTTCGAATGCAGGAAGTCGAGCAGCGCGAACAGCGGCTTGGACA from Caldimonas brevitalea encodes the following:
- the mnmE gene encoding tRNA uridine-5-carboxymethylaminomethyl(34) synthesis GTPase MnmE encodes the protein MLSRHHDPIVAIATAPGRGAVGIVRVSGRQLGPYVEALLGVRLQPRHATYLPLRDAEGQPIDHGLALYFPAPHSYTGEDVLELQAHGGPVVLQLLLARCLEVAQSLLPALRIAEPGEFTQRAFLNDKLDLAQAEAVGDLIDASTEAAARSASRSLSGAFSQQVHTLRDQIVHLRMLVEATLDFPEEEIDFLEKADARGQLRRIRETLDGVLDRARQGALLREGIKVVLAGQPNVGKSSLLNALAGAELAIVTPIPGTTRDKVSETIQIAGVPLHVIDTAGLRSDAEATDEVERIGIARTWAEIAAADAVLFLHDLTRLGEPGYDAGEADILARLPQGARLVHVFNKVDRGLPVPKRDGERAVALSAKTGAGLDALRALLLELAGWHAQPEGVFIARERHVRALRRSAAHLEVAAEHAAVSDHALDLFAEELRLAHNALGEITGEFSADDLLGEIFSRFCIGK